A DNA window from Impatiens glandulifera chromosome 7, dImpGla2.1, whole genome shotgun sequence contains the following coding sequences:
- the LOC124945085 gene encoding pathogenesis-related homeodomain protein isoform X2: MDLAKENLMDLQKTSAQEEELTNGTHDVVMEDKNKASVGVEIVKSDGIKTEESKTESSTKASSNGKLGHQFEDRVRNSSSEQLSLPVVDGVICNGEVLMRQQDLTVESFGGVSVTEESSCVGLELPQHSVVGNLSEEIMKSATAGEENDAVKEDMPNVEHSGLRLKPDDTKNSCLAPSECDVEEKMNPIPYDENHSSPKKSGLPFQGEEERKLSTEDSVLPNEGDATNSNSDNMESEPANKTEKKGSVKPRGKGNTKSTRVLRGSPRILRSRLPEKPKNPVPVVSVTEKSIDSEKTMKGRKKKKANNVPVNEFVRARSHLKYLIKRMSYEQNLIDAYSGEGWKGQSIEKVKLAEEIQRAKSEIVRTKLKIRDLFKGLDSSIAVGKLPESLFDSEGEIDSEDIFCAKCGSKDLLLNNDIILCDGACERAFHQMCLDPPLLKEDIPPDDKGWLCPGCDCKVDCIDFLNNSQGTNLSVLDSWEKVFPEVASSGKKLDDISDYPSDDSEDNDYKPDNLDVDAEMGEGDESSSDESDFYSASDGTGASPDRIQELNLSSDEASPDKMQEVNLSSDDSEDDNYNPDAPDLDQQINSESSCSDFSSDSEDFGGILAEDKPKEELVSISADHTRSNKKGSLNGELKSLMEESNLAQGDISLSSGKRQVKRLDYKKLQDETYGNVSSDSEDDNSTKRKKNKSIKRDSPSTSGRKTTNSGGLKEEEDKCVHTPKRGTPSQKLKSENKNGLHESSPNSSEQVSSAKKSGSRRLGETATQGLLKSFNENQYPDRSLKENLAMELGITVHQVNKWFINARWSFRNGPRMEAVAAETAREKVAAKSESPAKSESPAKSKSPASKQGSGRKKRPAAAAAASSSRNTKRKVDSSIENEAKSAVEAPVEKGLRRGRSRKIE, from the exons ATGGATTTGGCCAAGGAGAATCTTATGGATTTGCAAAAGACTTCGGCTCAAGAGGAGGAATTAACAAATGGAACTCATGATGTTGTTATGGAAGATAAAAACAAGGCATCTGTAGGTGTTGAGATTGTGAAATCTGATGGTATTAAAACTGAGGAGTCTAAAACTGAAAGTTCGACTAAAGCGTCGAGCAATGGGAAACTTGGACATCAATTTGAAGATAGAGTGAGAAACTCGAGTTCTGAACAATTGAGTTTACCTGTTGTTGATGGCGTGATATGTAATGGTGAAGTATTAATGCGACAGCAGGATTTAACTGTTGAGAGTTTTGGTGGAGTAAGTGTTACAGAAGAGTCAAGTTGTGTTGGTCTTGAACTTCCTCAGCATTCTGTTGTAGGAAATCTCAGTGAGGAAATCATGAAATCTGCCACTGCGGGTGAGGAAAATGATGCGGTGAAAGAGGACATGCCTAATGTGGAACACTCGGGTTTGAGACTTAAACCTGATGACACGAAGAATTCTTGTCTAGCGCCTTCTGAATGTGACGTGGAGGAGAAAATGAATCCCATACCCTACGATGAGAACCATTCTAGCCCGAAGAAATCTGGTTTGCCATTTCAAGGCGAGGAAGAGAGAAAGCTTTCTACGGAGGACTCTGTATTGCCAAATGAAGGTGACGCGACAAATAGTAATTCTGATAACATGGAAAGTGAACCTGCTAATAAAACTGAAAAGAAAGGTTCTGTCAAGCCAAGAGGTAAAGGTAATACAAAGTCAACTAGGGTTTTGAGAGGCAGCCCCAGAATTTTGCGTTCAAGGTTACCGGAGAAACCGAAAAATCCGGTGCCTGTTGTTAGTGTTACAGAAAAAAGTATTGATAGCGAGAAGACAATGAAGGGAAGGAAGAAAAAGAAGGCAAATAATGTTCCAGTTAATGAATTTGTTAGAGCTAGATCACATCTGAAATACTTAATAAAGCGCATGAGTTATGAACAAAACTTAATAGATGCCTATTCTGGCGAAGGTTGGAAAGGACAGAG CATAGAGAAAGTAAAGCTAGCAGAGGAGATACAACGGGCAAAATCTGAAATTGTTCGCACTAAATTGAAAATAAGAGATCTATTCAAAGGCCTCGATTCATCAATTGCAGTGGGAAAACTACCAGAATCTTTGTTCGACTCAGAAGGAGAAATTGATAGTGAGGAT ATCTTCTGTGCTAAATGTGGATCAAAAGATTTACTActaaataatgatataatactCTGTGACGGTGCATGTGAACGTGCTTTCCACCAAATGTGTCTAGATCCACCACTCTTAAAAGAAGACA TTCCCCCAGATGACAAGGGGTGGCTTTGCCCTGGTTGTGATTGTAAAGTTGACTGCATTGACTTTCTTAACAATTCACAAGGAACTAACCTTTCTGTTCTGGACAGCTGGGAG AAGGTGTTTCCCGAAGTTGCATCCTCTGGTAAGAAGCTGGATGATATATCGGATTATCCTTCTGATGATTCTGAGGATAATGATTATAAGCCTGATAATTTGGATGTGGATGCTGAAATGGGAGAAGGAGATGAATCAAGTTCTGATGAATCTGATTTCTATTCTGCTTCTGATGGTACCGGGGCTTCACCAGATAGAATACAGGAGTTGAATTTATCTTCTGATGAGGCTTCACCAGATAAAATGCAGGAGGTGAATTTATCTTCTGATGATTCAGAAGATGATAATTATAATCCCGATGCTCCAGATCTGGATCAACAAATTAATTCTGAAAGCTCATGCTCTGATTTCTCATCAGATTCAGAGGATTTTGGTGGTATATTGGCAGAAGACAAACCTAAAGAGGAACTTGTATCTATTTCAGCAGACCACACAAGGTCCAACAAAAAAGGCTCCTTAAATGGTGAACTAAAATCCTTAATGGAGGAATCCAATCTTGCGCAAGGTGACATTTCACTTTCATCAGGTAAAAGACAAGTGAAAAGGCTAGACTACAAAAAGCTGCAAGAT GAGACCTATGGAAATGTTTCGTCTGATTCGGAGGATGATAATTCaacaaagagaaagaagaataaAAGTATCAAAAGAGACTCTCCTTCAACTAGTGGAAGAAAAACAACAAATTCTGGAGGCTTGAAGGAAGAGGAGGACAAATGTGTACATACTCCTAAGAGAGGAACACCTAGTCAGAAGTTGAAATCTGAAAACAAAAATGGTTTACATGAATCAAGTCCAAATTCGTCTGAACAAGTTTCTAGTGCTAAGAAGTCGGGTTCCAGAAGACTTGGAGAAACTGCAACTCAG GGGCTTTTGAAATCGTTCAACGAAAATCAATACCCAGACCGATCTTTGAAGGAAAATTTGGCTATGGAGTTGGGAATCACAGTACATCAAGTAAACAAATGGTTCATAAATGCACGATGGAGCTTTCGTAATGGGCCACGCATGGAAGCAGTTGCTGCAGAAACTGCCCGAGAAAAAGTTGCTGCTAAAAGTGAGAGTCCA GCTAAAAGTGAGAGTCCAGCTAAAAGTAAGAGTCCAGCGTCAAAACAAGGAAGTGGAAGGAAGAAGAGACCAGCAGCTGCTGCTGCGGCCTCCTCTTCGAGAAACACGAAAAGAAAAGTGGATTCAAGCATTGAAAATGAGGCAAAGTCAGCAGTCGAGGCGCCTGTTGAGAAGGGGCTGAGGAGAGGGCGGTCCAGAAAAATTGAATGA
- the LOC124945085 gene encoding pathogenesis-related homeodomain protein isoform X1, translated as MDLAKENLMDLQKTSAQEEELTNGTHDVVMEDKNKASVGVEIVKSDGIKTEESKTESSTKASSNGKLGHQFEDRVRNSSSEQLSLPVVDGVICNGEVLMRQQDLTVESFGGVSVTEESSCVGLELPQHSVVGNLSEEIMKSATAGEENDAVKEDMPNVEHSGLRLKPDDTKNSCLAPSECDVEEKMNPIPYDENHSSPKKSGLPFQGEEERKLSTEDSVLPNEGDATNSNSDNMESEPANKTEKKGSVKPRGKGNTKSTRVLRGSPRILRSRLPEKPKNPVPVVSVTEKSIDSEKTMKGRKKKKANNVPVNEFVRARSHLKYLIKRMSYEQNLIDAYSGEGWKGQSIEKVKLAEEIQRAKSEIVRTKLKIRDLFKGLDSSIAVGKLPESLFDSEGEIDSEDIFCAKCGSKDLLLNNDIILCDGACERAFHQMCLDPPLLKEDIPPDDKGWLCPGCDCKVDCIDFLNNSQGTNLSVLDSWEKVFPEVASSGKKLDDISDYPSDDSEDNDYKPDNLDVDAEMGEGDESSSDESDFYSASDGTGASPDRIQELNLSSDEASPDKMQEVNLSSDDSEDDNYNPDAPDLDQQINSESSCSDFSSDSEDFGGILAEDKPKEELVSISADHTRSNKKGSLNGELKSLMEESNLAQGDISLSSGKRQVKRLDYKKLQDETYGNVSSDSEDDNSTKRKKNKSIKRDSPSTSGRKTTNSGGLKEEEDKCVHTPKRGTPSQKLKSENKNGLHESSPNSSEQVSSAKKSGSRRLGETATQGLLKSFNENQYPDRSLKENLAMELGITVHQVNKWFINARWSFRNGPRMEAVAAETAREKVAAKSESPASKQGSGRKKRPAAAAAETAREKVAAKSESPAKSKSPASKQGSGRKKRPAAAAAASSSRNTKRKVDSSIENEAKSAVEAPVEKGLRRGRSRKIE; from the exons ATGGATTTGGCCAAGGAGAATCTTATGGATTTGCAAAAGACTTCGGCTCAAGAGGAGGAATTAACAAATGGAACTCATGATGTTGTTATGGAAGATAAAAACAAGGCATCTGTAGGTGTTGAGATTGTGAAATCTGATGGTATTAAAACTGAGGAGTCTAAAACTGAAAGTTCGACTAAAGCGTCGAGCAATGGGAAACTTGGACATCAATTTGAAGATAGAGTGAGAAACTCGAGTTCTGAACAATTGAGTTTACCTGTTGTTGATGGCGTGATATGTAATGGTGAAGTATTAATGCGACAGCAGGATTTAACTGTTGAGAGTTTTGGTGGAGTAAGTGTTACAGAAGAGTCAAGTTGTGTTGGTCTTGAACTTCCTCAGCATTCTGTTGTAGGAAATCTCAGTGAGGAAATCATGAAATCTGCCACTGCGGGTGAGGAAAATGATGCGGTGAAAGAGGACATGCCTAATGTGGAACACTCGGGTTTGAGACTTAAACCTGATGACACGAAGAATTCTTGTCTAGCGCCTTCTGAATGTGACGTGGAGGAGAAAATGAATCCCATACCCTACGATGAGAACCATTCTAGCCCGAAGAAATCTGGTTTGCCATTTCAAGGCGAGGAAGAGAGAAAGCTTTCTACGGAGGACTCTGTATTGCCAAATGAAGGTGACGCGACAAATAGTAATTCTGATAACATGGAAAGTGAACCTGCTAATAAAACTGAAAAGAAAGGTTCTGTCAAGCCAAGAGGTAAAGGTAATACAAAGTCAACTAGGGTTTTGAGAGGCAGCCCCAGAATTTTGCGTTCAAGGTTACCGGAGAAACCGAAAAATCCGGTGCCTGTTGTTAGTGTTACAGAAAAAAGTATTGATAGCGAGAAGACAATGAAGGGAAGGAAGAAAAAGAAGGCAAATAATGTTCCAGTTAATGAATTTGTTAGAGCTAGATCACATCTGAAATACTTAATAAAGCGCATGAGTTATGAACAAAACTTAATAGATGCCTATTCTGGCGAAGGTTGGAAAGGACAGAG CATAGAGAAAGTAAAGCTAGCAGAGGAGATACAACGGGCAAAATCTGAAATTGTTCGCACTAAATTGAAAATAAGAGATCTATTCAAAGGCCTCGATTCATCAATTGCAGTGGGAAAACTACCAGAATCTTTGTTCGACTCAGAAGGAGAAATTGATAGTGAGGAT ATCTTCTGTGCTAAATGTGGATCAAAAGATTTACTActaaataatgatataatactCTGTGACGGTGCATGTGAACGTGCTTTCCACCAAATGTGTCTAGATCCACCACTCTTAAAAGAAGACA TTCCCCCAGATGACAAGGGGTGGCTTTGCCCTGGTTGTGATTGTAAAGTTGACTGCATTGACTTTCTTAACAATTCACAAGGAACTAACCTTTCTGTTCTGGACAGCTGGGAG AAGGTGTTTCCCGAAGTTGCATCCTCTGGTAAGAAGCTGGATGATATATCGGATTATCCTTCTGATGATTCTGAGGATAATGATTATAAGCCTGATAATTTGGATGTGGATGCTGAAATGGGAGAAGGAGATGAATCAAGTTCTGATGAATCTGATTTCTATTCTGCTTCTGATGGTACCGGGGCTTCACCAGATAGAATACAGGAGTTGAATTTATCTTCTGATGAGGCTTCACCAGATAAAATGCAGGAGGTGAATTTATCTTCTGATGATTCAGAAGATGATAATTATAATCCCGATGCTCCAGATCTGGATCAACAAATTAATTCTGAAAGCTCATGCTCTGATTTCTCATCAGATTCAGAGGATTTTGGTGGTATATTGGCAGAAGACAAACCTAAAGAGGAACTTGTATCTATTTCAGCAGACCACACAAGGTCCAACAAAAAAGGCTCCTTAAATGGTGAACTAAAATCCTTAATGGAGGAATCCAATCTTGCGCAAGGTGACATTTCACTTTCATCAGGTAAAAGACAAGTGAAAAGGCTAGACTACAAAAAGCTGCAAGAT GAGACCTATGGAAATGTTTCGTCTGATTCGGAGGATGATAATTCaacaaagagaaagaagaataaAAGTATCAAAAGAGACTCTCCTTCAACTAGTGGAAGAAAAACAACAAATTCTGGAGGCTTGAAGGAAGAGGAGGACAAATGTGTACATACTCCTAAGAGAGGAACACCTAGTCAGAAGTTGAAATCTGAAAACAAAAATGGTTTACATGAATCAAGTCCAAATTCGTCTGAACAAGTTTCTAGTGCTAAGAAGTCGGGTTCCAGAAGACTTGGAGAAACTGCAACTCAG GGGCTTTTGAAATCGTTCAACGAAAATCAATACCCAGACCGATCTTTGAAGGAAAATTTGGCTATGGAGTTGGGAATCACAGTACATCAAGTAAACAAATGGTTCATAAATGCACGATGGAGCTTTCGTAATGGGCCACGCATGGAAGCAGTTGCTGCAGAAACTGCCCGAGAAAAAGTTGCTGCTAAAAGTGAGAGTCCAGCGTCAAAACAAGGAAGTGGAAGGAAGAAGAGACCAGCAGCTGCTGCTGCAGAAACTGCCCGAGAAAAAGTTGCTGCTAAAAGTGAGAGTCCAGCTAAAAGTAAGAGTCCAGCGTCAAAACAAGGAAGTGGAAGGAAGAAGAGACCAGCAGCTGCTGCTGCGGCCTCCTCTTCGAGAAACACGAAAAGAAAAGTGGATTCAAGCATTGAAAATGAGGCAAAGTCAGCAGTCGAGGCGCCTGTTGAGAAGGGGCTGAGGAGAGGGCGGTCCAGAAAAATTGAATGA